One stretch of Portunus trituberculatus isolate SZX2019 chromosome 23, ASM1759143v1, whole genome shotgun sequence DNA includes these proteins:
- the LOC123507893 gene encoding uncharacterized protein LOC123507893 isoform X1, translating into MEVRRASLAGKAMDVPAPKEKGGRMDPIGGAAKPNGVVAGGKLASLRALSGGRRSDELANRGNLSVDGLLASKGVISSGPLPYSGDLASNVGINAGVGGGMGVSGAGGGAGSQGFVELSRRRLANDPAMMRELKRYQELMLQTLLPTISSDGEHHHAPQRLHLAQDSPEAFPGQRGQPDGTDDPDRNLNEHLPRPEPTDAISGVTQHLTPLRHATTHTTKSACSHESQGSRSVPSGPASAGTRLPHAVYHHMDTSPRPSRRRRSSDDQHRRGRRRSHDEGAHRRRSHGDEAREEEVEEEDVESSRLQGANAGELDLLTLAALYLESRHRVFGQELHHAPPNTRPHTQGGTQGIVGTGIAGTGIAGTGIARPRRLSPLSPSDSPPKEEKDKERMIFSAVMPTPAGLHLSVNYTQNLGLEESIYLAERARALRPRLRRLNSLDDLLPSSSGPSSASHLQKATSAPDLSSSGHGRKGNLDLVLSRVSSQDSLSPSLVTPARANTPTEARHSAALVRPQMVGGSLATNSTVDTAKTSTTQGQGQDVLGNLTKKRQLSHLPDSSRAALPPPRLSLRSARVPQESLVRDLPRTPPPTASEGVRRVGRVHLEPLGVRKSSH; encoded by the exons ATGGAGGTCAGACGCGCCTCCCTCGCCGGTAAAGCCATGGATGTCCCCGCGcctaaagagaaaggagggcgTATGGACCCCATAGGCGGCGCAGCGAAGCCCAACGGCGTGGTGGCGGGCGGTAAGCTAGCCAGTTTGAGGGCGCTGAGTGGTGGGCGGCGGAGTGACGAGTTAGCTAACAGAGGAAACTTGTCCGTGGATGGCCTGCTGGCGAGTAAGGGAGTCATCAGTAGTGGACCGTTACCTTACAGCGGGGACCTGGCCAGTAACGTAGGCATCAATGCGGGCGTGGGTGGCGGAATGGGCGTGAGTGGCGCGGGCGGCGGTGCGGGTTCACAAGGCTTCGTAGAATTGTCAAGACGACGGCTGGCTAACGACCCCGCCATGATGCGAGAACTAAAACGATACCAAGAGCTGATGCTACAAACACTGCTGCCAACCATCTCCAGTGACGGGGAGCACCACCACGCCCCGCAGCGCCTCCACCTCGCCCAGGACTCCCCAGAAGCCTTTCCAGGCCAGCGAGGACAGCCGGACGGCACGGATGACCCCGACAGAAACCTGAACGAGCACCTGCCGCGACCTGAACCTACAGACGCAATCTCTGGTGTCACACAACATCTGACGCCCCTCCGCCACGCCACCACGCACACAACCAAGTCCGCCTGTAGCCACGAGAGTCAGGGCAGCAGGAGCGTGCCGTCAGGTCCAGCTAGTGCAGGAACACGACTCCCCCACGCTGTCTACCACCACATGGACACATCGCCGCGTCCCTCACGCCGGAGAAGAAGTAGCGATGACCAGCACAGGAGAGGACGTAGAAGGAGTCACGACGAGGGTGCGCACAGACGGAGGAGCCATGGGGACGAGGCgcgggaggaagaggtagaggaggaggatgtggagtcgTCGAGGCTGCAGGGAGCAAATGCTGGGGAGCTCGACCTCTTGACCCTGGCGGCGCTGTACCTGGAGAGCCGCCACCGCGTGTTTGGCCAGGAGCTGCACCACGCCCCTCCTAACACAAG GCCACACACTCAAGGAGGAACCCAGGGCATTGTCGGCACAGGAATCGCAGGGACAGGAATCGCAGGGACAGGAATCGCACGTCCTCGCCGTCTCTCACCACTCTCTCCGTCAGACTCACCGcccaaggaagagaaggacaaggaacgTATGATTTTCTCCGCAGTGATGCCAACGCCAGCAGGACTCCACCTCTCTGTCAACTACACGCAGAATCTtggtcttg AGGAGTCAATATACCTTGCTGAGCGTGCCCGTGCCCTCCGTCCACGCCTTCGTCGGCTTAACTCACTTGACGACCTCCTCCCCTCATCATCGGgcccctcctccgcctcccacCTGCAGAAGGCCACCTCCGCCCCTGACCTTTCCTCCAGCGGCCACGGCAGGAAAGGGAATCTTGACTTg GTCCTGTCCCGCGTGTCTTCCCAGGACAGCCTCTCCCCGTCCTTAGTCACGCCAGCGAGAGCCAATACTCCAACGGAGGCCAGACACTCAGCAGCCCTTGTCCGCCCGCAGATGGTAGGCGGGTCCCTGGCCACGAACTCAACTGTGGACACCGCGAAGACCTCCACCACGCAGGGACAAGGCCAGGACGTGCTTGGTAACCTGACGAAGAAGCGCCAACTTTCCCATCTCCCAGACTCCTCGCGTGCCGCCCTCCCGCCACCCCGCTTGTCCCTCCGTAGCGCCCGTGTGCCACAGGAGTCCTTGGTGAGGGATCTGCCCCGCACCCCGCCCCCTACAGCTTCAGAGGGCGTGAGGAGGGTAGGAAGAGTGCATCTTGAGCCTCTTGGTGTTAGGAAATCCtcgcattga
- the LOC123507893 gene encoding uncharacterized protein LOC123507893 isoform X2 — MEVRRASLAGKAMDVPAPKEKGGRMDPIGGAAKPNGVVAGGKLASLRALSGGRRSDELANRGNLSVDGLLASKGVISSGPLPYSGDLASNVGINAGVGGGMGVSGAGGGAGSQGFVELSRRRLANDPAMMRELKRYQELMLQTLLPTISSDGEHHHAPQRLHLAQDSPEAFPGQRGQPDGTDDPDRNLNEHLPRPEPTDAISGVTQHLTPLRHATTHTTKSACSHESQGSRSVPSGPASAGTRLPHAVYHHMDTSPRPSRRRRSSDDQHRRGRRRSHDEGAHRRRSHGDEAREEEVEEEDVESSRLQGANAGELDLLTLAALYLESRHRVFGQELHHAPPNTRPHTQGGTQGIVGTGIAGTGIAGTGIARPRRLSPLSPSDSPPKEEKDKERMIFSAVMPTPAGLHLSVNYTQNLGLEESIYLAERARALRPRLRRLNSLDDLLPSSSGPSSASHLQKATSAPDLSSSGHGRKGNLDLMVGGSLATNSTVDTAKTSTTQGQGQDVLGNLTKKRQLSHLPDSSRAALPPPRLSLRSARVPQESLVRDLPRTPPPTASEGVRRVGRVHLEPLGVRKSSH; from the exons ATGGAGGTCAGACGCGCCTCCCTCGCCGGTAAAGCCATGGATGTCCCCGCGcctaaagagaaaggagggcgTATGGACCCCATAGGCGGCGCAGCGAAGCCCAACGGCGTGGTGGCGGGCGGTAAGCTAGCCAGTTTGAGGGCGCTGAGTGGTGGGCGGCGGAGTGACGAGTTAGCTAACAGAGGAAACTTGTCCGTGGATGGCCTGCTGGCGAGTAAGGGAGTCATCAGTAGTGGACCGTTACCTTACAGCGGGGACCTGGCCAGTAACGTAGGCATCAATGCGGGCGTGGGTGGCGGAATGGGCGTGAGTGGCGCGGGCGGCGGTGCGGGTTCACAAGGCTTCGTAGAATTGTCAAGACGACGGCTGGCTAACGACCCCGCCATGATGCGAGAACTAAAACGATACCAAGAGCTGATGCTACAAACACTGCTGCCAACCATCTCCAGTGACGGGGAGCACCACCACGCCCCGCAGCGCCTCCACCTCGCCCAGGACTCCCCAGAAGCCTTTCCAGGCCAGCGAGGACAGCCGGACGGCACGGATGACCCCGACAGAAACCTGAACGAGCACCTGCCGCGACCTGAACCTACAGACGCAATCTCTGGTGTCACACAACATCTGACGCCCCTCCGCCACGCCACCACGCACACAACCAAGTCCGCCTGTAGCCACGAGAGTCAGGGCAGCAGGAGCGTGCCGTCAGGTCCAGCTAGTGCAGGAACACGACTCCCCCACGCTGTCTACCACCACATGGACACATCGCCGCGTCCCTCACGCCGGAGAAGAAGTAGCGATGACCAGCACAGGAGAGGACGTAGAAGGAGTCACGACGAGGGTGCGCACAGACGGAGGAGCCATGGGGACGAGGCgcgggaggaagaggtagaggaggaggatgtggagtcgTCGAGGCTGCAGGGAGCAAATGCTGGGGAGCTCGACCTCTTGACCCTGGCGGCGCTGTACCTGGAGAGCCGCCACCGCGTGTTTGGCCAGGAGCTGCACCACGCCCCTCCTAACACAAG GCCACACACTCAAGGAGGAACCCAGGGCATTGTCGGCACAGGAATCGCAGGGACAGGAATCGCAGGGACAGGAATCGCACGTCCTCGCCGTCTCTCACCACTCTCTCCGTCAGACTCACCGcccaaggaagagaaggacaaggaacgTATGATTTTCTCCGCAGTGATGCCAACGCCAGCAGGACTCCACCTCTCTGTCAACTACACGCAGAATCTtggtcttg AGGAGTCAATATACCTTGCTGAGCGTGCCCGTGCCCTCCGTCCACGCCTTCGTCGGCTTAACTCACTTGACGACCTCCTCCCCTCATCATCGGgcccctcctccgcctcccacCTGCAGAAGGCCACCTCCGCCCCTGACCTTTCCTCCAGCGGCCACGGCAGGAAAGGGAATCTTGACTTg ATGGTAGGCGGGTCCCTGGCCACGAACTCAACTGTGGACACCGCGAAGACCTCCACCACGCAGGGACAAGGCCAGGACGTGCTTGGTAACCTGACGAAGAAGCGCCAACTTTCCCATCTCCCAGACTCCTCGCGTGCCGCCCTCCCGCCACCCCGCTTGTCCCTCCGTAGCGCCCGTGTGCCACAGGAGTCCTTGGTGAGGGATCTGCCCCGCACCCCGCCCCCTACAGCTTCAGAGGGCGTGAGGAGGGTAGGAAGAGTGCATCTTGAGCCTCTTGGTGTTAGGAAATCCtcgcattga